The Claveliimonas bilis genome window below encodes:
- a CDS encoding glycosyltransferase family 2 protein, with product MKNKFFVTSCRFHVNNKRKLLVTGYFRRNQMGKNKLIILLGQECLPSKIEEHEFLNGSMRNSSGMPITKQYYLWITLPDTWREEKGIRIIECEEGNRKQVCYLPINKIEKKLQELPCAIDKTEIGQGCFWLRGWYVNKGDVEMNFQDQGERNLEMHIEKIRRPDICKKFPECTEDEVVGFIATCESKKIVPRKVVIHIVSVENASKKICILQPTNIEKIFSKSILVIQKVKLYYQKNGIQAVVKRIWDKITNRTEISYKEWYRRNRPSFRNLKKQKNEKFEYLPLISIFIFTGKASQTDIYKTHKALRKQSYPRWKAYVFEEERALMNEKQGEWFAFVSAGDILSPDALYESVKLMNIHRDAEVIYSDEDKIDFHGKNHSEPNFKSDFNKDMLCSMNYIGDFFLVSGKLYQRVGELNIELGAAARYDYLLRCIEKTEKIFHIPKILYSKKISPQKRTEFEEIFKQAIQNYYNRTGVQAQVVGTEHLGVYRSKYELVYEPLVSVIIPNKDHIEDLNKCLRSLFETNVYQNLECIVVENNSMEEDTFVYYKQIMEEFPKVKVVYWSGTGFNYPAINMYGVEEAKGEYLLFLNNDTEIINEDCIKELLGYCMRKDVGAVGARLYYEDRSIQHAGVIVGLGGVAAHAFVDMPGDNPGYKYRIVVTQDYSAVTAACMMVKRSVFEEVGGFDTNYAVAFNDVDLCLKIREAGYLIVYNPYAELIHYESKSRGYEDTPEKIARFQSEIERFHKRWSKILENGDPYYNLNLTLDKTDFSMSVVPRVKG from the coding sequence ATGAAAAATAAGTTTTTTGTGACTTCATGTAGATTCCATGTGAATAACAAAAGGAAGCTATTAGTTACAGGTTATTTTCGCAGGAATCAAATGGGAAAAAACAAACTTATTATTTTACTTGGACAAGAGTGCCTTCCAAGTAAAATAGAAGAGCATGAATTTTTAAATGGTTCTATGCGTAATAGTAGTGGTATGCCAATTACTAAACAATATTATCTATGGATTACACTTCCAGATACTTGGAGAGAAGAAAAGGGGATTCGTATTATCGAATGTGAAGAAGGGAATAGAAAACAAGTATGCTATCTTCCTATAAATAAAATAGAAAAAAAGTTACAAGAATTGCCTTGCGCTATCGATAAGACAGAGATAGGGCAGGGCTGTTTTTGGTTACGTGGATGGTATGTCAACAAAGGTGATGTAGAGATGAATTTCCAAGACCAAGGGGAACGGAATTTGGAGATGCATATAGAAAAAATACGCAGACCAGACATTTGTAAAAAGTTCCCAGAGTGTACGGAAGATGAGGTGGTAGGGTTTATCGCTACGTGTGAAAGCAAGAAAATAGTTCCGCGAAAGGTCGTTATTCATATTGTTTCTGTTGAAAATGCGTCAAAGAAAATATGTATACTTCAACCAACAAATATAGAAAAAATTTTTTCGAAATCAATACTAGTAATCCAAAAAGTAAAACTTTATTATCAAAAAAATGGAATACAGGCGGTAGTGAAACGCATATGGGATAAAATTACAAATCGAACAGAAATTTCTTATAAAGAATGGTATCGTAGAAATCGTCCTTCGTTTAGGAATCTAAAAAAACAGAAAAATGAAAAATTTGAATATTTACCTTTGATTTCTATTTTCATCTTTACGGGTAAGGCTTCGCAAACGGATATCTATAAAACCCATAAAGCATTGAGAAAACAATCTTATCCTAGATGGAAAGCATATGTATTTGAAGAAGAAAGAGCACTGATGAATGAAAAACAGGGAGAGTGGTTTGCTTTTGTAAGTGCTGGGGATATTCTTAGCCCTGATGCGCTATATGAGTCAGTAAAATTAATGAATATACATCGGGATGCTGAAGTGATATATAGCGATGAAGATAAAATTGATTTTCATGGAAAGAATCATAGTGAGCCAAACTTTAAATCAGATTTTAATAAAGACATGCTCTGTAGCATGAATTATATTGGCGATTTTTTCCTTGTAAGTGGGAAATTGTATCAAAGAGTAGGTGAGCTGAATATAGAGTTGGGAGCGGCGGCAAGATATGACTATTTATTAAGATGTATTGAAAAGACAGAAAAAATTTTCCATATTCCCAAAATACTTTATTCAAAGAAGATATCTCCGCAAAAGAGGACGGAATTTGAAGAAATATTTAAGCAAGCAATTCAAAATTATTATAATAGAACAGGAGTACAAGCCCAAGTAGTAGGGACAGAACATTTAGGAGTTTACCGATCAAAATACGAATTGGTATATGAACCATTAGTTTCTGTTATTATTCCCAATAAAGACCATATTGAAGATTTGAATAAATGTCTGCGTTCACTATTCGAAACAAATGTATATCAAAATTTGGAATGCATTGTGGTAGAAAATAACAGTATGGAGGAGGATACATTTGTTTATTATAAACAAATAATGGAAGAGTTTCCAAAAGTTAAAGTGGTGTATTGGAGTGGTACAGGATTTAATTACCCAGCAATCAATATGTATGGAGTGGAAGAAGCTAAGGGAGAGTACCTACTATTTTTAAATAATGATACTGAAATTATAAATGAAGATTGTATCAAAGAATTGTTGGGATATTGTATGAGAAAAGATGTGGGTGCAGTAGGAGCCAGACTTTATTATGAGGATAGAAGTATTCAGCATGCAGGAGTAATAGTAGGCTTGGGAGGAGTCGCGGCACATGCTTTTGTTGATATGCCAGGAGATAATCCGGGATATAAGTATCGTATTGTAGTAACACAAGATTATAGCGCTGTCACAGCGGCTTGTATGATGGTGAAAAGAAGTGTTTTTGAAGAAGTGGGGGGATTTGACACAAATTATGCTGTTGCATTTAATGATGTGGATCTGTGTCTGAAAATTCGGGAAGCGGGCTACCTAATAGTTTATAATCCATATGCTGAACTTATACATTATGAATCAAAGTCAAGGGGGTATGAAGATACTCCAGAGAAAATAGCGAGATTTCAGTCGGAGATAGAGAGATTTCATAAAAGATGGTCGAAAATATTGGAAAATGGGGATCCATACTATAATCTCAATTTAACTCTGGATAAAACAGATTTTAGTATGAGCGTAGTGCCTAGAGTGAAAGGATAA
- a CDS encoding glycosyltransferase family 2 protein, with translation MKSDLLIVIPAYNEEENIENVVTFIREKYSQYDYVVVNDGSKDRTADICRQKGYELLNLPVNLGLAGAFQAGLKYAYAKGYSYAIQFDADGQHRPEFIEPMLERIKEGYDIVIGSRFVNLKKGNSLRMVGSKMITVAIKMTTGKRVSDPTSGMRMFSRDMIKEFAQNLNYGPEPDTVSYLLKNGARISEVPVYMEERQAGESYLNLANSCKYMTKMLMSILFVQNFRKRG, from the coding sequence ATGAAGAGTGATTTGCTTATTGTTATCCCGGCATACAATGAAGAAGAAAATATCGAAAATGTAGTGACATTTATTCGGGAAAAGTATAGTCAATATGATTATGTGGTAGTTAATGATGGATCAAAAGACCGTACGGCAGATATTTGTCGTCAGAAAGGTTATGAGCTTTTAAATCTTCCGGTCAATCTGGGATTGGCGGGAGCTTTTCAGGCGGGACTAAAATATGCCTATGCAAAAGGCTATTCTTATGCGATTCAATTTGACGCAGATGGTCAGCACAGGCCGGAATTTATAGAGCCTATGCTGGAGCGAATCAAGGAAGGTTATGATATTGTCATAGGTTCACGATTCGTAAATTTAAAGAAGGGAAATTCCTTAAGAATGGTCGGCAGTAAGATGATTACGGTGGCGATTAAAATGACGACAGGGAAAAGAGTTTCCGATCCGACTTCGGGGATGCGTATGTTTTCTAGAGATATGATCAAGGAATTTGCACAGAACTTGAATTATGGTCCGGAGCCTGATACGGTTTCCTATCTTCTTAAAAATGGAGCCAGAATTTCAGAAGTTCCTGTATATATGGAAGAACGTCAAGCGGGAGAAAGTTATTTGAATCTTGCTAATTCCTGTAAATATATGACGAAGATGCTGATGTCGATTTTATTTGTACAGAATTTCAGAAAGCGAGGATAA
- a CDS encoding ABC transporter ATP-binding protein has translation MNQQDIIRVDHVSMRFSLASEKVDSFKEYFIKTLKKQLFYDEFWALSDVSFSIQRGDALGLIGLNGSGKSTMLKVIAGVLKPTKGSVEVRGNVAPLIELGAGFDMDLTASENIFLNGALLGRSHEEMEEHYQDIVDFSELQNFMNVPVKNFSSGMVSRLAFAIATIGTPDILIVDEVLSVGDFHFQEKCQARIQQMLDAGTTLLFVSHSIEQVKMLCNKIVWLEKGCVKMFGEAEKIAEIYSAS, from the coding sequence ATGAATCAGCAAGATATTATCCGTGTAGATCATGTTTCAATGCGATTTAGTTTGGCTTCAGAGAAGGTTGATAGTTTTAAGGAATATTTTATCAAAACATTAAAAAAGCAGCTGTTTTATGACGAATTTTGGGCACTGTCAGATGTTTCTTTTTCCATTCAAAGGGGAGACGCTTTAGGTTTGATAGGTTTAAATGGAAGTGGAAAGAGTACGATGCTTAAAGTAATAGCGGGAGTATTAAAGCCAACTAAGGGGAGTGTGGAAGTTAGAGGGAATGTTGCGCCTTTAATTGAATTGGGCGCAGGATTTGATATGGATTTAACTGCTTCAGAGAATATATTTTTAAATGGAGCGTTATTAGGACGTTCTCATGAAGAGATGGAAGAACATTATCAAGATATTGTAGATTTTTCAGAGTTGCAAAACTTTATGAATGTTCCTGTGAAAAATTTTTCATCAGGTATGGTATCGAGACTTGCTTTTGCGATTGCTACAATAGGTACACCAGACATTTTAATTGTAGATGAAGTACTATCTGTTGGAGACTTTCACTTTCAGGAAAAATGTCAGGCTAGGATTCAGCAGATGTTAGATGCGGGAACAACTTTGCTTTTTGTCTCTCATAGTATTGAACAAGTAAAAATGCTTTGTAATAAGATTGTATGGCTGGAAAAGGGCTGTGTTAAAATGTTTGGAGAGGCAGAGAAAATAGCAGAGATATATAGTGCATCATAA
- a CDS encoding DUF2142 domain-containing protein, giving the protein MKNKKFEDIVKMILKKKFVIIVLFLWVLISISMYFAYRNEWVPAMERPKVIFQGGILKDEENEQLLTLSENKEVKQTITMPNNEITGFSIFLNAENNAMQGALHVTLQNEGSGDVIELWEYNLEEMKSRGFFCFLFPETVEVEKGERYVIAVSVTDIGEVEPNMVVSGVGEAKDAVLEINGEQQDGIIPFQILNGNHGTLKYFFIALYIGMTALFSLVGIMYIKRIKAERMFVGLAICMGIIYLFVIPPFVSPDEGLHFLTVYEKSERFLGKSVLNSEGKVVLPSDALWGGDKRQATADTYIQFMEGALGHSESTDEEVVTRAPITESLHPGYFPQIVGVMLAEVLSLNYEQLLLMGRIFALLWYCFIMFWAVKLMPYGKMFLMIVGLLPMTMQQIVSYNYDSVLFGVSFFLIAYLLNFILTERPIKWFDWILLGGLAIAIASIKLVYLPIFVLALAIPNYKFGGRKRKVLGGVWISIISIGTILATRIATISSYTVEVGEQVAGTVEKMSISYCLHNIKWTILVIYRTFEREFDHYLSEMIASPLGWLEVEIPNIIILGFILVILLSLVKKQEVGRRISGAIQIEAIFIVLATIGLIMVATLNWTPIDSAKIIGIQGRYFLPILPLALLVFENNVLVLKKNIDYYLVLFMVYLQCMTIYFFTLTAISR; this is encoded by the coding sequence GTGAAGAATAAAAAGTTTGAAGATATAGTCAAAATGATATTAAAAAAGAAATTTGTGATTATAGTACTTTTTTTATGGGTATTAATTTCGATTTCTATGTATTTTGCATATCGGAACGAATGGGTGCCAGCTATGGAAAGACCAAAGGTTATTTTTCAGGGTGGCATTCTTAAAGATGAAGAAAATGAACAGTTGCTTACATTGTCAGAAAATAAGGAAGTCAAACAAACAATTACAATGCCAAATAATGAGATTACTGGCTTTTCGATTTTTTTAAACGCAGAAAATAATGCTATGCAGGGTGCTTTACATGTTACGCTTCAAAATGAAGGAAGTGGAGATGTCATAGAATTATGGGAGTACAATTTGGAGGAAATGAAATCTAGAGGTTTTTTCTGTTTTTTATTTCCCGAAACAGTAGAAGTTGAAAAGGGCGAGCGATATGTAATTGCTGTCTCGGTGACGGATATAGGAGAAGTTGAGCCGAACATGGTCGTTAGCGGTGTGGGTGAAGCCAAAGATGCGGTTTTAGAAATAAATGGAGAACAGCAGGATGGCATCATACCATTTCAAATTCTTAATGGTAATCACGGAACATTAAAATATTTCTTTATTGCATTGTATATAGGAATGACCGCATTATTTTCTTTAGTTGGGATTATGTATATAAAACGTATCAAAGCTGAAAGGATGTTTGTGGGATTGGCAATTTGTATGGGAATTATTTATCTTTTTGTTATTCCACCATTTGTATCTCCGGATGAAGGCCTTCATTTTTTGACAGTATATGAAAAGAGTGAGAGGTTTTTGGGAAAATCAGTGCTGAACAGTGAAGGGAAGGTAGTTTTGCCCTCTGATGCTTTATGGGGGGGAGATAAACGCCAGGCAACAGCAGATACATATATTCAATTTATGGAAGGAGCACTAGGCCATTCAGAGAGTACTGATGAAGAAGTTGTGACAAGAGCTCCTATTACAGAGAGTCTGCACCCAGGATATTTCCCGCAAATAGTAGGAGTAATGTTAGCGGAAGTATTGTCTCTTAATTATGAGCAGCTTTTATTAATGGGAAGAATATTTGCATTATTGTGGTATTGTTTCATAATGTTTTGGGCTGTCAAGCTAATGCCATATGGGAAGATGTTTTTGATGATTGTTGGTTTACTTCCAATGACTATGCAACAGATAGTTTCTTATAACTATGATTCTGTTTTATTTGGAGTGTCTTTCTTTTTGATTGCTTATCTACTCAATTTTATTTTAACAGAGAGACCTATTAAATGGTTTGATTGGATTTTGCTTGGAGGGCTAGCAATAGCTATAGCATCAATTAAATTAGTTTATTTACCAATATTTGTTTTGGCTCTTGCAATACCTAACTATAAGTTTGGAGGGAGAAAAAGGAAGGTTTTGGGAGGAGTTTGGATTTCCATAATAAGCATAGGGACTATACTGGCAACAAGAATAGCTACAATTAGTTCATATACCGTGGAAGTGGGAGAACAAGTGGCTGGGACTGTGGAAAAGATGTCTATATCATATTGTTTGCATAATATAAAATGGACAATATTGGTGATTTATAGAACTTTTGAAAGAGAATTTGATCATTATTTATCAGAAATGATAGCTTCTCCATTAGGCTGGTTAGAAGTGGAAATTCCTAATATAATTATATTGGGATTTATACTGGTTATCCTATTAAGCCTTGTGAAAAAACAGGAAGTCGGAAGAAGAATTTCGGGAGCGATACAGATAGAAGCTATTTTTATTGTTCTAGCTACAATTGGTTTAATAATGGTGGCTACATTAAATTGGACACCGATAGATTCTGCAAAAATAATAGGTATACAAGGGAGATATTTTTTGCCGATTTTACCGTTGGCATTACTTGTGTTTGAAAATAATGTATTAGTTTTGAAAAAAAATATAGATTATTATCTAGTTTTATTTATGGTATACTTGCAATGTATGACAATATATTTCTTTACATTGACAGCAATTAGCAGATAA
- a CDS encoding ABC transporter permease, translated as MSIYIQNFKKYKPLLNELIARDIKTKYRRSLLGVLWTILNPLLMMVVLSVVFSNLFRFDIEYFPVYLLSGQLIFNFFSESTTNAMSAIIANGPLIRKIYVPKYMFVLSRIFSSAINLLASFTALICVMLVMRVRLHYTVLLSAIPLTLIVLFSLGAGMILAALTVKFRDVMHLYSVFTTALMYLTPVIYPMSILPSWLEKVVLLNPITNILMMFREFMIYGTLPSLFSVFIGFVEVIIILILGIYIFYKNQDEFILNI; from the coding sequence GTGTCAATATATATACAGAATTTTAAAAAGTATAAGCCGTTATTAAATGAATTAATAGCCAGGGATATAAAGACAAAATATAGACGGTCATTATTAGGAGTTTTATGGACAATCTTGAATCCCCTATTGATGATGGTTGTGCTATCGGTGGTATTTTCTAATTTGTTCCGATTTGATATAGAATACTTCCCGGTCTATTTGTTAAGTGGCCAGCTTATTTTCAATTTTTTTTCAGAGTCTACTACGAATGCAATGTCTGCAATCATTGCGAATGGTCCCTTGATTCGTAAAATTTATGTTCCTAAATATATGTTTGTACTATCTCGCATTTTTTCAAGTGCTATTAATTTACTAGCATCTTTTACAGCTTTGATTTGTGTAATGTTAGTAATGAGAGTACGATTGCATTACACAGTATTGTTGTCAGCAATTCCCTTGACCTTGATTGTGCTTTTTTCTTTAGGAGCGGGAATGATTTTGGCTGCGCTGACAGTGAAATTTAGAGATGTTATGCATTTGTATTCGGTCTTTACTACAGCTTTAATGTACTTAACACCGGTTATCTATCCAATGTCGATTTTACCTTCGTGGTTAGAAAAAGTTGTCTTATTAAATCCGATTACAAATATTTTGATGATGTTTCGGGAATTTATGATTTATGGAACTTTACCATCCTTATTTTCAGTGTTTATCGGATTTGTCGAGGTGATTATTATTTTGATTTTAGGAATCTATATTTTTTATAAAAACCAAGATGAATTTATTTTGAATATATAG
- a CDS encoding DUF2304 domain-containing protein, which translates to MSVYIRVLLIVGAVILLAFMVKRIRQSKLKIEYTIFWIGFSAVLVLMGLFPGIVSWIAHALGFISAVNMVFLVIIFILIVKLFFNTLQISALENKVDSLAQQIAIDRKIDNDMKKSDKEN; encoded by the coding sequence ATGTCAGTATATATAAGGGTTTTGCTTATTGTAGGTGCAGTAATACTGCTTGCTTTTATGGTAAAGAGGATTCGGCAGTCAAAGTTAAAAATAGAATATACAATATTTTGGATTGGTTTTTCAGCTGTTCTTGTTCTGATGGGGCTGTTTCCGGGGATTGTTTCCTGGATTGCACACGCTTTGGGCTTTATTTCGGCTGTAAATATGGTATTTCTGGTTATTATTTTTATTTTAATCGTAAAGCTGTTTTTTAATACATTGCAGATTTCAGCGTTGGAAAATAAAGTGGACAGCCTTGCACAGCAGATTGCTATTGATCGGAAGATAGATAATGATATGAAGAAATCAGATAAAGAGAATTAG
- a CDS encoding LicD family protein, whose product MNKYKRRISHKEIQDLEYDILREFDKFAKKNGLKYFLSGGSCLGAVRHQDFIPWDDDIDICMLRDDYEKLIKLVKDSRTLEGRPELQFCLPLDDNYVYPFMKIVNRNTIVYEKDLQHRFLLGVWLDIFPMDVWPDDKKELRRIMRKHNFYKTMNKVYVAGNLTTGKKKVLGAIGKTCYRILFPGKDYRYWNKKIVDLVTPCRGTYIGDRIWPVADKEFFSKSVFEKAVYVKFRDREFPIPIGYKEYLTKMYGNYMKLPPEKDRIYHDFEAYIK is encoded by the coding sequence ATGAATAAATATAAACGGAGAATTAGCCATAAAGAAATACAGGATCTTGAATACGATATCTTGAGAGAGTTTGATAAATTTGCAAAAAAAAATGGGCTTAAATATTTTTTGAGCGGAGGTTCATGCCTTGGAGCTGTTCGTCATCAGGATTTTATTCCCTGGGACGACGATATTGATATCTGCATGCTGAGGGATGACTATGAAAAACTGATTAAGTTAGTGAAAGATTCACGAACTCTGGAAGGAAGGCCGGAACTGCAGTTCTGTCTGCCCCTTGATGATAATTATGTATATCCTTTTATGAAGATAGTAAATAGAAATACTATTGTTTATGAAAAAGATCTACAGCATAGATTTTTGCTGGGAGTATGGCTGGATATATTTCCTATGGATGTATGGCCGGATGATAAAAAAGAATTGCGTAGGATTATGAGGAAACATAATTTTTATAAAACTATGAATAAGGTTTATGTGGCGGGCAATTTAACCACAGGAAAAAAGAAAGTGTTGGGTGCAATTGGGAAAACGTGTTATCGTATATTGTTCCCGGGAAAAGACTACAGATATTGGAACAAAAAAATTGTAGATCTTGTTACACCATGTCGCGGTACCTATATTGGAGATAGAATCTGGCCTGTGGCAGATAAAGAATTTTTTTCCAAGAGTGTATTTGAAAAAGCTGTATATGTAAAATTTAGAGATCGAGAATTTCCAATTCCTATTGGATATAAAGAATATCTTACCAAAATGTATGGCAATTATATGAAGCTTCCTCCAGAAAAAGATCGAATATATCATGATTTTGAAGCTTATATAAAATAG
- a CDS encoding glycosyltransferase family 2 protein, whose product MMKQKFVIDSYRFHAKDRSRFLVRGWFEDESCAEKHKLKILLDNEELPKEIEKKINTGIALFPKKDGNIPVWFYSVWITLPENFERAKVLKVVDCFQGEEETVYKISGSKLKKKQIRLDKYIEGGKLTRDGFKIRGWCIQLDKVKIQVYDEKKRKLPVEIKRKRRADILFQFPECRESEIFCFEIFYKGKIPKRATVYLEDGERKGHYSVILEPSTIKKGVEKVKEYSQKTYQYTKDFGMTNMMERAIVKLQRKDLDLYNYWRKQKAVTKKELKKQKNTVFPIQPKISIVVPLYKTPEEYLKKMITSVEKQSYTNWELCLSDGSGDSSPLTDILKNYIKRDSRIKVVSNKTALQISDNTNKALEVATGDWIAFMDHDDELTPDALYECIKAINKDSEIDMIYSDEDKVSMDGKEFFQPHFKSDFNIDMLRGTNYFCHFTVVKRELYQQAGKLRGEFDGAQDYDFVLRCVEHAKKVKHIAKVLYHWRAHRDSTAENPESKLYAFEAGKRAVQAHYDRVGIRAKVTSTKYLGIYRSKYDFDERPLVSIIIPNKDHIEDLDKCISSINQKGTYKNIEFIIVENNSEKKETFDYYNVLKQKNPKVRIVTWDGPFNYSSINNFGVTFAKGDFYLFLNNDTEIINEDCLEELLGYCRRSDVGAVGARLFYKDGTIQHAGVVVGMQGVAGHEAAGEPNEFPGYFGRTIIARDCSAVTAACIMVKRKVFEEVGGFNPELAVAFNDIDFCLKVRKAGYLILYNPYAELYHYESKSRGQEDTEEKIRRFQREIEIFHERWYDFLLKGDPYYNSNLTLAETNFGLRL is encoded by the coding sequence ATGATGAAGCAAAAGTTTGTTATAGATAGTTACAGATTTCATGCAAAAGATAGGAGTAGATTTTTAGTACGTGGTTGGTTTGAAGATGAATCTTGCGCTGAAAAGCATAAACTAAAAATTTTGCTGGATAATGAAGAATTACCCAAAGAAATAGAAAAGAAAATCAATACTGGTATAGCATTATTTCCTAAAAAGGATGGAAATATACCAGTCTGGTTTTACTCTGTCTGGATCACATTGCCAGAAAATTTTGAAAGAGCTAAAGTATTAAAAGTAGTAGATTGTTTTCAAGGAGAAGAGGAGACTGTATATAAAATTTCAGGGTCTAAATTGAAGAAAAAGCAGATTCGTTTAGATAAATACATAGAAGGAGGAAAGCTTACGAGAGACGGATTTAAAATCCGTGGATGGTGTATACAACTGGATAAAGTGAAAATTCAGGTATATGATGAAAAAAAGAGGAAACTACCGGTTGAGATAAAGAGAAAAAGAAGAGCTGATATTCTTTTTCAGTTTCCAGAATGTCGAGAATCTGAAATTTTTTGTTTTGAAATTTTTTATAAGGGGAAAATCCCTAAAAGAGCAACCGTTTATTTGGAAGATGGAGAAAGAAAAGGACATTATAGTGTGATTCTTGAACCTTCGACTATAAAGAAAGGAGTTGAGAAAGTAAAAGAGTATAGTCAGAAAACCTATCAATATACAAAGGATTTTGGAATGACTAATATGATGGAGCGAGCAATCGTTAAGCTTCAGAGAAAAGACTTAGATCTTTATAATTATTGGAGAAAACAAAAGGCTGTAACTAAAAAGGAATTAAAGAAACAGAAAAATACAGTTTTTCCGATACAACCTAAGATATCTATAGTAGTACCTTTATATAAAACACCGGAAGAATATCTGAAAAAAATGATTACATCGGTGGAAAAACAAAGTTACACTAATTGGGAACTTTGCCTTTCAGATGGAAGTGGCGATAGTTCTCCTCTTACTGACATTTTAAAGAATTATATAAAAAGAGACTCTAGAATAAAAGTGGTAAGTAATAAGACAGCGCTTCAGATATCAGATAATACGAATAAAGCATTGGAAGTGGCCACAGGTGATTGGATTGCATTTATGGATCATGATGATGAGTTGACTCCAGATGCGTTATATGAATGTATAAAAGCAATAAATAAAGATTCTGAAATTGATATGATTTATTCAGATGAAGACAAGGTGTCTATGGATGGTAAAGAATTTTTTCAGCCTCACTTTAAGTCGGATTTTAATATTGACATGTTACGAGGAACTAATTATTTTTGCCATTTTACAGTAGTGAAACGAGAATTGTATCAGCAGGCAGGAAAGTTGAGGGGGGAGTTTGATGGAGCGCAGGATTATGATTTTGTGTTGAGATGCGTAGAGCATGCTAAAAAGGTGAAACATATTGCAAAAGTGCTTTACCATTGGCGAGCACATAGAGATTCTACAGCAGAAAATCCAGAAAGTAAATTATATGCATTTGAAGCGGGGAAAAGAGCAGTACAGGCCCATTATGATCGTGTTGGGATTCGTGCAAAAGTGACATCCACAAAATATTTAGGGATTTATAGAAGTAAATATGATTTTGATGAAAGACCATTGGTTTCTATTATTATTCCTAATAAAGATCATATTGAGGATTTGGATAAATGTATTTCATCGATAAATCAAAAAGGGACCTATAAAAATATAGAATTTATTATTGTTGAAAACAACAGTGAAAAGAAAGAGACTTTTGATTATTATAACGTATTAAAACAAAAGAATCCTAAAGTACGAATTGTAACATGGGATGGCCCATTTAATTATTCTTCTATTAATAATTTTGGAGTTACGTTTGCCAAGGGTGATTTTTATTTGTTTTTAAATAATGATACAGAGATTATTAATGAGGACTGTCTGGAAGAGCTTTTGGGATATTGTCGACGCTCAGACGTTGGAGCAGTAGGCGCTAGATTATTCTATAAAGATGGTACTATTCAGCACGCAGGTGTAGTTGTAGGAATGCAGGGTGTAGCAGGACATGAGGCGGCAGGGGAGCCTAATGAATTTCCGGGGTATTTTGGTCGGACAATTATTGCTCGTGATTGCAGTGCTGTAACTGCAGCATGTATTATGGTAAAAAGAAAAGTGTTTGAAGAAGTTGGAGGATTTAATCCTGAACTAGCAGTGGCATTTAATGATATTGATTTTTGTTTAAAAGTGCGGAAAGCAGGATATTTAATTCTGTATAATCCATATGCAGAATTGTATCACTATGAGTCAAAATCTAGAGGACAGGAAGATACAGAAGAAAAGATTCGCCGTTTTCAAAGAGAGATTGAAATATTCCATGAAAGATGGTATGATTTTCTGTTGAAAGGCGATCCATATTATAATTCAAATTTAACATTAGCAGAAACAAATTTTGGATTACGTCTCTAA